From the Sanguibacter sp. HDW7 genome, the window CCTCCCGTCGAACGGGGGAGAGCGTCAATCCGTCGAACACTGACCGTCCGACCCGACCCAGGAGCGTCCCGTGCGTCCTCTCACCCCCGAGCAGACCGTCTTCGTCACCGAGCGGCACCTCGCGACGCTCACGACGCTGCGAGCCGACGGCACGCCGCACGTCGTGCCCGTCGCGTTCACGTGGGACGCCGACGCGCAGCTCGTGCGCATCACGACCGAGCGGACGAGCGTCAAGGCACGCAACATCGCCGCTGCGGAGGCGGCCGGCGTCGCGCGCGTCGCCGTGTGCCAGGTCGACGGCGGACGCTGGCTCACGTTCGAGGGCACCGCAACGGTGTCCGACGACGCGGCCGACGTCGCCGAGGCCGTGCGCCGCTACGCGGTGCGCTACCGGTCGCTCGACCCCAACCCCTCGCGCGTCGTCCTCGTCGTGCGCCCGGACCGGGTGCTCGGCTCGGGGTACATGACGCACTGACGTCCGACGTGTCGCATCGTCGTGGGGCGCCCGCAGCGGCTGCGAGAATAGGCGCATGCACGACGTGACGATCCGCGACGAGTCCATCCGCCTGGGCCAGTTCCTCAAGCTCGCCGACCTCGCCGAGTCCGGCGCCGAGGCCCGTGACCTCGTGACCGACGGCGAGGTCAAGGTCAACGGCGAGGTCGACACGCGCCGTGGACGGCAGCTCGTCCCCGGCGACGTCGTCGAGGTGTCCTCGCCGGCAGGGCGCAGGTCCGCCCGCGTCGCACGCGACGCCTGAGGCCGCTCATGCCGGACACCGGCGGGACCCGGGTCACCCACGTCCTGCTCGACGCCGACGGCGTGCTCCAGGACGTGCCCGCACGCGAGTGGGGAACGTGGGCCCAGGCGTTCGTGGGTGACGACGTCGAGGAGTTCTTCGCGCGCGTCGACCTGCTCGAGCGCGTCGCGTACGCGGGTCGCACGGACTTCCTCGCAGGCCTCGCGCGGGTGCTCGACGACCTCGGGGCCACGGCGGACGCCGAGGAGGTCCACGTGGCCGTGTGGCGCCGCACGTTGCCCGTCGCCGGGTCGCTCGAGGTGGTCGACGCGCTGCGACGCAACGGCTATGGGGTCCACCTCGGCTCGAACCAGGAGCCGGTGCGTGCCGCATGGATGCGTGAGTCCTTCGGCTACGACGCACTGCTCGACTCGTCCCACTACTCGTGCGACGTCGGCGCGGCCAAGCCGGAGCGCGCGTTCTTCGACGAGGTCGTCCGGCGCCTCGGCGTCGAGCCCGGGTCCGTGCTCCTCGTCGACGACACCGCGGAGAACGTCGAGGGTGCCCGCGCCGCGGGGCTCGCGGCCGTGCTCTGGACCGTCGCCGACGGTCACGATACGCTTCTCGCGCTGCTCGACGAGCACGGCGTCGACGCGAGGAGCGTCACGCCCGCCGGGACGTCCGCCCAGCGATAAGTCCCTGCGCCGGGTGCGGGTGCGCGGCTACCCTCGGGGTGTGATCAACCGTCTGGACCTGCGTGGTCGCTCCCTGTCCGCCCGTGAGCTCTCCGCCGTCCTCCCGCGCCCCGAGGTGGGCGTCGAGGACGCGAGCCGCATCGTCGCCCCGATCGTCGAGGACGTCCGCACGCGCGGCGCCGCCGCGCTGCGCGACTATGCCGAGAAGCTCGACCACGTGCGGCCCGAGCACCTGCGGGTCCCCGCGTCCGAGATCGCTGGTGCGCTCGACGGTCTCGACCCCGAGCTGCGCTCGGCGCTCGAGGAGACCATCACGCGCGTCCGCGCCGTCCACTCGGCGCAGCGCCCCGCCGACTTCACGGTCGAGGTCGCGCCCGGCGCGACGGTCCGCCAGAGGTGGATCCCCGTGCAGCGCGTCGGCCTCTACGTGCCGGGCGGGCTCGCCGTCTACCCGTCGTCGGTCATCATGAACGTCGTCGCGGCACAGGAGGCCGGCGTCGCGTCGCTCGCGGTGGCCAGCCCGCCGCAGGCCGACGAGCGCGGCCTGCCGAACGCGACGATCCTCGCCGCGTGCGCGCTGCTCGGCGTCGACGAGGTCTACGCCGTCGGCGGAGCCCAGGCCGTCGCGATGTTCGCGTACGGCGCGGTGGGTTCTGAGCCCCAGGACGGCGAGATCCTCGCCGAGCCCGTCGACGTCATCACGGGGCCGGGCAACGTCTACGTCGCTGCGGCCAAGCGCGTCGTGCGCGGTGTCGTCGGCATCGACGCCGAGGCCGGACCCACCGAGATCGCGGTCCTTGCCGACGCGACGGCCGACGCCGAGCACGTCGCGGCCGACCTGCTGAGCCAGGCGGAGCACGACCCCATGGCGGCCTCCGTGCTCGTCACCGACTCGGTCGAGCTCGCCGACGCCGTCGACGCCGCGATCGCCCGCCGCGCCGCGGCCACCAAGCACGCCGAGCGCGTCGCGATCGCCCTCGGCGGCCCGCAGTCGGCGACGGTCCTCGTCGACGACGTCGAGCAGGGCCTCGCCGTCGTCAACGCGTACGGCGCCGAGCACCTCGAGATCCAGACGGCCGACGCCGCCGCGCTCGCGGACCGCGTGACGAGCGCGGGCGCGATCTTCGTCGGCGCGTTCTCACCCGTGCCGCTCGGCGACTACATGGCCGGCTCCAACCACGTCCTGCCGACCGGTGGCTGCGCGCACTACTCGAGCGGCCTCGGCGTGCACTCCTTCGTGCGCGCCGTCCAGGTCGTCGAGTACTCGCGCGACGCGCTCGGCGCGATCGCCGACCGCATCGTGACGTTCGCGAACGCCGAGGACCTCCCGGCACACGGCGAGGCGGTCAGCGCCCGCTTCAGCCGCTGACGGCGCGGGCCGCGGGCGTAGGGGCCGCGCTGTAGCGTGGTCGTCATGACCGAGCCTTCAGTCGACCTCGACGCGGCCAACGCCATGTGGGACGCCTACGTCGCGACGGGCGCGGTGCCCGCGGGCACCGCGCCCGTCGCGTTCGACGTGTTCGGTGACGGGCCGGCGCTCGCCGACGAGCTGCTCGGCCTCGTGCTCGAGGGTCGCAAGCGCGGTACGGCGACCCTCGAGGCCGAGGTCACGCACGTCGGCGAGATCGCACCCGCGGTGGGTGACCACTGGGTGATGTGCGACGGGTCCGGCGTGCCGCGCTGCATCCTGCGGACGACGGCGGTCGACGCCGTCCCGTTCGACGACGTCGGCGAGGACTTCGCGCGGTCCGAGGGCGAGGGCGACGGTTCGCTCGCCACCTGGCGAGCCGGCCACCGCGCCTACTGGGAGCGGATGAGCGTGCGGACGGGCGTGCCGTTCGGCGGCGACAGCATCGTCCTCGCCGAGCGCTTCACGGTCGTGTGGCCGCCCGAGGTCGCGGACGCCTGACCGCTGGCTCCGGTGCGCGGCGCCGCTGTTGTAGGGCGGGGCACGGACGCACGACGGGGTGCCGGACGCCCAACGCCGGTCACAGGCGACGCGACGTCAGGTGAGTCGGCGTCAGGCGAAGCGGCGCAGCGTGCGCACGTTGCGCGTCGTCGTGCGGGAGAAGCGTGAGCGGGCGAGGGTCCTCGCGAGCGGTGTCGTGAGGGACGAGCCGCGGGGGCAGCGCCACCACAGCACGTCGAGCCCGATCTCCGCGAGCCGGGCGGCGAGGTCCTCGGACGGGTGCTGCCAGCTCTCGAGAAGGTCCCCGTTCGCCTCGTCGCGCTCGGCGCCGCCGACGAGGAAGCTCGCGGCGACGACCGAGCACACCTCGGTACGTCCCGTGCGCTCGCGGAGCTCCGTGACGCGTGCGGCCGCGGCCTCGTTCGCGGCGAGCGTCTCGGCGAGCGTCCTGCGGGACGAGGCGCGTGCGCGGACCTCGGCGAGGCGGGTGCCGGCGGGGGCGTCGGACGGTGCGGGAGCTCCGGGCTCGGTGATGCCGCCGGGCAGCGCTGCGACGCGTGCTGCCGTCCCGGCCCCGGCGGCGGCATCCTTCGCGGCCTCGGCGGCCTCGGCGGCGTCCTCGGCGGCCGCGGCCGCCTCCGCTTCGGCCTCGACCTGCTCCTCGGTCACCGTCGTCGCCTCGCGCAGGAGCCCGGGCTCGGTCGAGAACGCGACGTACGTGTGCCACGCGTCGTCGTCGGGCCAGGGAGAGCCCTCGACGATCTCGGCGACGAGGGGGAGCGGCACGACGGCGACGAGCGCCTCGTACTCGAAGTGCTCGCCGATCGCCTGCTCGAGCCGTGCCCGGACCTCCGGGACGGGAACGCTCGCGGCCGCGTCGAGGAGGACGTTGCCGCTCGCGAGCACCGTGCGGACGTTGCGGACGTCGAGGGCCCCGACCGTGTCGCGCAGCTCGTACATCTGGATGTTGCGGCCGCCCACGTTGACGCCGCGCAGCAGCGCGGCGAGGCGGACGTCTGCGGCATCGAGCTCAGGTGCAGGCATGCTCCGACGGTAGCGCGTGGCACCGACACCGACGTGGACGACGGGCGTGGCAAACCTCCCGGTACGCATGCCGGGAGGTGCCGCCGGTGGTCAGGCCTGCGCGAGCACGAACGGCAGGACCGAGGCCGCCCCGGCGCGGCGCAGCAGTCGCGCCGCGACGGTGAGGGTCCAGCCGGACTCGGTGTAGTCGTCGACGAGGAGGATCGACCGGCCGGGCAGGCCCGCGAGGGCTGCGTCGCTCAGGCGGGGCTGGAGCCGCTCGACGACGCCCGCGAGGCGCAGCGCCGAGTTGACGTCGTGCCGTCCGGGCGCGCTGCCGGCGGCGGGTGCGATCTCGCCGACGACGGGCTTGCCGAGGTAGCGGCCGAGGCCGTGCGCGAGGTGCCCGACGAGCTGTGGCCGGGTCGCGGAGGCGACGAGGACGATGCCGTCGACGGTGCGGGCCCCGGGCCACTCGTCGAGCGCCCGTGCGGCCGCGGTCCGCAGGGCGCGCGGCACCTCGCCGTCGGGGGTCGTGGCGGCGAAGAGCTCGCGCAGGGGAGCCGACCAGCCGAGGCCGTCGAGGCGTGCGACGGCTCGCCCCGGCTCGGCGAGCTCGTCGGCCGCGAGACGTCCTGCGAGGTCGACGCCGAGGTTCGTCATGCCGCTGGGCCACTGGCGCCGGGCCGAGATCTCGATGCCGGGCCGGTCCATGCGCTCGCGGGCCGCGCCGATCGCGGCACGGTCGGGCAGCGGTGGCAGCGTGACGGTGCCGCAACGGTCGCAGCGGCCGCAGCGCCACCCGGCCTCGAGCTCGGGGTCGTCGAGCTGGGCGCGGAGGAACGCCATACGGCAGCCCTCGGTGCGCTCGAAGTCGAGCATGGCGCGCTGCTCGCGCAGCCGTGCCTCGTCGACGCGCCGGTAGCGCTCGGTGTCGTAGTGCCACGGCTGCCCGGTCGCGGTCCAGCCGCCGCGCACGCGCTGGACGGCACCGTCGACGTCGAGGACCTTGAGCATCGTCTCGAGTCGGGCGCGCTTGAGGTCGACGTGCGTCTCGAGCTGCGGCAGCGACATGGTGCCGCCCTGCTCGAGCGCGCCGATGACGGTGCGCACCTGCTCCTCGGCGGGGAAGGCGAGCGAGCCGAAGTACTCCCAGATCCGCTGGTCCTCCTCGCCCGGGACGAGGACGACGGTCGCGCGGTCGACGCCGCGCCCGGCACGGCCGACCTGCTGGTAGTACGCGATGGGCGAGCTCGGGGCGCCGAGGTGGATGACGAAGCCGAGGTCGGGCTTGTCGAAGCCCATGCCGAGCGCGCTCGTCGCGATGAGCGCCTTGACGCGGTCGGCCTTGAGGTCGGCCTCGAGCTGCTCGCGCTCGGCGGTGTCGGTGCGGCCCGTGTACGCCCTGACCTCGAGGCCTGCGCCGCGGAGCTGCTCGGCGACCTGCTCGGCCGCAGACACCGTGAGGCAGTAGACGATGCCTGAGCCGGGCATCGCTCGCAGCGCGTCGATGAGCCACGCGACGCGGGTCGGCTGGTCGGTGACGGGCAGGACCGCGAGGTGGAGCGACTCGCGGTCGAGCGCGCCGCGCAGGACGAGCACGTCCTCGCCCGCGGGGGCGCCCGCGTGGACGGCGAGCTGCTCGGCGACGTCGCGGGTCACGCGCTCGTTCGCGGTCGCGGTCGTCGCGAGCACGGGGATGCCGACGGGGAGGTTCGCGACGAGGTCGCGGATGCGCCGGTAGTCGGGCCGGAAGTCGTGGCCCCAGTCGGAGATGCAGTGAGCCTCGTCGACGACGACGAGCCCCGCGTCGGCCGCGAGCCGCGGCAGGACGGTGTCGCGGAAGTCGGGGTTGTTGAGCCGCTCGGGGGAGCACAGGAGGACGTCGACCTCGCCCGCCGCGATCTGCTCGTGGATGTCGTCCCACTCGGTGACGTTCGAGGAGTTGATCGTCACGGCGCGGATGCCGGCACGCTCGGCGGCGGCGACCTGGTCGCGCATGAGCGCGAGGAGCGGGGAGACGATGACGGTCGGGCCCTCGCCGGCCTCGCGCAGCAGCGCTGTCGCGACGAAGTAGACGGCGGACTTGCCCCAGCCGGTGCGCTGGACGACGAGGACGCGACGCTGGTGGGCGACGAGCGCCTCGATCGCGGTCCACTGGTCCTCGCGCAGGCGGGCGTCCTCGCGTCCGACGAGGCGTCGCAGGACGGTCTCGGCGGCCTCGCGCCCGACGGCCCCGTCGAGCCCGGCGCGCTGCGGGCGCGACGTCCGAGCCGCAGCACGGGGCGTGGCAGAGGAAGCACCGTGGTGGTCGGGGCGTGCCCCCTGGCGCGGAGCCGGGCTCGTCGACGGCCCGCCGCGGCCTGACGGTGCGCCGCCCCAGGCGTCCTCGGGCGGGGGAGGCATCTCGTCCCAGTCGGCCGGCGGCTCGGCGAACGGGATGCCGTCGTCGTCCCACATCGTCGGGTCGGTGGTCGGCACGGCGCGAGCGGTGCTCGCGCCGTCGGGCGCCACCTGGGTGGGAGCAGTGACAGGCGCCGCCTGGGCGGGGGCCTCGACCGCCGCGGACGGCGCAGCTCCCGCGGCGTCTGCGGCCGGTGCGGGTGCGGTGGCGCGGGCATCATGGACCGCTGGCGTCGGCGTGGCGACGGCAGCACCGGGAGCCTGCGCCTCGACAGGGGCGGGGGCCGCGACAGGGTCGGGAGCGAGGGCGGAACCGCTCGACCACGAGGGCTCGTCGGCCCCGGCGCGGTCGGCGAGCGTCCGGGCGTCGAGGCGGCTCGCGCCCCAGCCAGGCCCGGACTCCTCGACGTGACGACGGGGCTTTCCCTCGAGGAGCGACCAGTCGGGCTCGACGCCCCAGCGCCCGGGGGTCCCGCGCCGCGGCTCGGTGCGGCCCTCGTCGGCCGTCGCGCCGTCGGCCACAGTCTCGTCGGCCACAGTCCCGTCGGCCACGGACCCGTCGGACCGAGAACCGTCGGGCGCGGGGGACACGGAGGGGGAGGCGTCGTCGGTGGTCTGCGGGTCGTCGGACATGGTTCCCAGCCTACGGACCGGGACCGACATCCGTGGACGGGCCCGGCCCCGCGGTGGACGGACCCTGCGTCCCGGCGGCATGTGGTGGGCGCGACGGGGCGGCCCAGAGCGTGGAATCAGGTCCCGTCGTCCCACGTCTGCGACCTAGGATCACGGGGTGACGACCCCCGACCGTGCCCTGAGGCTGCCGATCCGACCCGAGCTCGCCGCCGAGGTGCCCTACGGCGCCCCGCAGCTCGACGTCCCCGTGCTCCTCAACGTCAACGAGAACCCGTACGCGCCCGGCCCCGAGGTCGTCGCGAGCATCGCGGCCGCCGTGGCGGACGCGGCGACGACCCTCAACCGGTACCCGGACCGTGACTTCCTCGGGCTGCGCGGCGACCTCGCCGCGTACCTCGGCGTCGAGTCCGGCGTGCCGCTCGTCGCCGAGCAGCTGTGGGCCGCGAACGGCTCGAACGAGGTCATGCTCCACGTCCTGCAGGCCTTCGCGGGCCCGGGTCGCACGGTCGTCTCGTTCGCGCCGACGTACTCGATGTACCCGGAGTACGCGCGCGACACGCACTCGCGCTACGTCGTGGGCCACCGCGAGGCGGACTTCACGCTCGACCCGGCCCACGCGGTCGAGTTCGTCCGCGCCGAGCAGCCGTCCGTCATCATCCTCACGAGCCCCAACAACCCGACGGGCACGGCGCTGCCGCTCGCGACGGTCCGGGCCGTGCTCGACGCCGCGCTCGCGGTCGACGTCGACGGGGCCCCCGCGGTCGTCGTCGTCGACGAGGCCTACGCGGAGTTCCGTCGCGACGGCGTGCCGAGCGCGCTCGAGCTCCTCGCGGAGTACCCGAACCTCGCGGTGAGCCGCACGATGTCCAAGGCGTTCGCGCTCGCGGGCGCGCGCCTCGGCTACCTCGCGGCACGCACCGAGATCGTCGACGCGCTGCGCGTCGTCCGCCTGCCGTACCACCTGTCGGCCGTGACGCAGGCCGTCGCACGTGCCGCGCTCGCGCACGCGCCCTCGCTCCTCGGCAAGGTCGCCGAGCTGCGCGACGAGCGCGACGCGACCGTCGCGTGGCTGCGCGCGCAGAGCGTCGGCGGGCGCCCGCTCGACGTCGCCGAGACCGACTCGAACTTCGTGCTCTTCGGGACGTTCCCCGACAGGCACGCCGTCTGGCAGGGCCTGCTGGATCGGGGTGTCCTCATCCGGGAGACTGGTCCCGACGGCTGGCTGCGCGTGTCGATCGGCACGCGCGAGGAGATGACGGCGTTCAAGGACGCCCTCGTGGAGGTAGCAGGACTGTGACCGCGACCAAGCGCACCGCACGCATCGAGCGCGCCACCTCGGAGTCGAGCGTGCTCGTCGAGATCGACCTCGACGGCACGGGCCGCACCGAGATCTCGACGGGCGTGCCGTTCTACGACCACATGCTCACGGCGCTCGGCAAGCACTCGCTCATCGACCTCACGGTCCGCGCCGAGGGTGACACGCACATCGACGCGCACCACACGGTCGAGGACGTGGCGATCTGCCTGGGCGAGGCGCTCAAGGTCGCGCTCGGCGACAAGCGCGGCATCGCGCGCTTCGGCGACGCGCACGTCCCGCTCGACGAGGCGCTCGCGCGCGCGGTCGTCGACGTCTCGGGCCGCCCGTACCTCGTGCACGAGGGCGAGCCTGCGGGTCAGGAGTACCACCTCATCGGCGGGCACTTCACGGGCTCGCTCACGCGGCACGTCCTCGAGTCGATCGCGCACCACGCGAACATCTGCCTGCACGTCACGCTGCTCTCGGGCCGCGACCCGCACCACATCGTCGAGGCGCAGTTCAAGGCGCTCGCCCGCGCGCTGCGTGCGGCGGTCGCGCTCGACCCGCGCGTCGACGGCATCCCGTCGACGAAGGGCGCGCTCTGATGTCCGACGACCTTCCCGACGACATCTCGTTCGAGATCCCCGACGACCTCTCGGGGCTCGACGCGCTCGGTGGTGGGCAGTCTCCGACGCTCGCGCTCCTGCTCACGCAGGTCGCGGGCTCGGAGCCGCTCGTCGCGGTGTGCGCGCTCGCGCAGGTCGCTGCGGACGTCGTGGCGAGCCGCATCGGCGCGATCGCGGTGCTCCGCGACCTCGGTGGCACGGCGCCGTCCAAGGCGGCGCAGGCAGTCTCGGCGCTCCTCGCGGGCTCCGAGGTCGTCCTCGTGACGCGTGCGGGCTCGCAGCTCACGGCGACCCGGTGGGAGGGCGGCGAGCGCGGCGCGGACATCCCCGCCGGCCTGCTGCTCGACTCGGCCCCGCAGGACCTCGAGGACCTCATCCTCGGTGAGAAGACGGTCGCGGACCTCCAGGGTGTCGCCGACTCGACGTCGATGTCGCGCCTCGGCGCGATGCGTGCCCTCAAGAAGATCGCCAAGAAGATGCGGAAGGACCAGTGACCGCACCCAGCGTCGTCGTCCTCGACTACGGCTTCGGCAACGTCCGCTCGGCCGTGCGCGCGCTCGAGCGCGTGGGGGCGCAGGTCGAGCTCACGGCGGACCGTGACGCCGCGATGGCGGCCGACGGCCTCGTCGTGCCCGGCGTCGGCGCGTTCTCGGCCGTCATGGCGGGCCTGCGCGGCGTGCGCGGCGACTGGATCGTCGAGCGTCGGCTCGCGGGCGGCCTGCCCGTCCTCGGCATCTGCGTCGGCATGCAGGTGATGTTCGACGAGGGCGTCGAGCACGGCGAGCACGCCGAGGGCCTCGCGCAGTGGCCAGGCGTCGTCGAACGCCTCGACGCGCCCGTCGTGCCGCACATGGGCTGGAACACCGTCGACGCCCCCGTGGGCTCGCGGCTCTTCGCGGGGATCGAGGACGAGCGCTTCTACTTCGTCCACTCCTACGCGGCGCAGACCTTCACGCTCGGCACGGACGAACCGTCCGACACCCGTTTCCATCCGCCGCTCGTCACGTGGTCGGACCACGGCGGCCGCTTCGTGGCGGCCGTCGAGAACGGCCCGCTCGCGGCGACGCAGTTCCACCCCGAGAAGTCCGGCGACGCCGGCGCCCAGCTGCTCACCAACTGGCTCGGCACGCTGCGCTGAGCCGGCGCCCGGCCGCACGTACCCGATCGACCCACGGAGAACCCATGTCCGACCGTCTCGTCCTCCTTCCCGCCGTCGACGTCGTCGACGGTCAGGCCGTCCGCCTCACGCAGGGGGTGGCCGGGTCGGAGAAGAGCTACGGCGACCCGCTCGAGGCGGCGCTCGAGTGGCAGGCCGGAGGCGCGGAGTGGCTCCACCTCGTCGACCTCGACGCGGCGTTCGGCCGTGGCTCGAACGCGGACCTGCTGCGCGAGGTCGTCGGGCGTCTCGACATCCAGGTCGAGCTCACGGGCGGCATCCGCGACGACGAGTCCCTCGAACGTGCGCTGAGCACGGGCGCGGCGCGCGTCAACCTCGGCACGGCCGCGATCGAGAAGCCCGAGTGGACGGCGCGCGTGCTCGGCGAGCACGGCGACCGCGTCGCCGTCGGCCTCGACGTGCGTGGTACGACGGTCGCGACGCGCGGCTGGACCGAGGACGGCGGCGACCTCTGGGAGGTCCTCGCGCGCCTCGACGCGGCCGGCTGCTCGCGCTACGTCGTCACGGACGTCACGAAGGACGGCATGCTCCAGGGCCCCAACGTCGAGCTGCTCGCCGAGGTTGCGCGCCGTGCGGCGGCGCCCGTCGTCGCCTCGGGCGGCATCTCGAGCCTCGACGACCTGCGTGCGCTGCGTGCGCTCGTCCCCGCGGGCGTCGACCAGGCGATCGTCGGCAAGGCGCTGTACGACGGCGCGTTCACGCTTCCGGAGGCGCTCGACGTGGCGGGCAGGCCGTGACCGTGGGTCACGACGGCCACGCCCACGACGGTCACGCGCACGCCGACGTGCAGGGGCAGCCCGCGCACCTCGGCGACGGTGTCGTCCGGGACGCCGACGCGCACGGCCACCAGCGTGCCGTGCCCGAGCAGGTCGCCTCGGTCCGCGAGGGGGCCGACGGCCCCGCCGACTCGGCCGGCGTGCCGTGGGGT encodes:
- a CDS encoding RNA-binding S4 domain-containing protein, with the protein product MHDVTIRDESIRLGQFLKLADLAESGAEARDLVTDGEVKVNGEVDTRRGRQLVPGDVVEVSSPAGRRSARVARDA
- the hisB gene encoding imidazoleglycerol-phosphate dehydratase HisB — encoded protein: MTATKRTARIERATSESSVLVEIDLDGTGRTEISTGVPFYDHMLTALGKHSLIDLTVRAEGDTHIDAHHTVEDVAICLGEALKVALGDKRGIARFGDAHVPLDEALARAVVDVSGRPYLVHEGEPAGQEYHLIGGHFTGSLTRHVLESIAHHANICLHVTLLSGRDPHHIVEAQFKALARALRAAVALDPRVDGIPSTKGAL
- the priA gene encoding bifunctional 1-(5-phosphoribosyl)-5-((5-phosphoribosylamino)methylideneamino)imidazole-4-carboxamide isomerase/phosphoribosylanthranilate isomerase PriA, producing MSDRLVLLPAVDVVDGQAVRLTQGVAGSEKSYGDPLEAALEWQAGGAEWLHLVDLDAAFGRGSNADLLREVVGRLDIQVELTGGIRDDESLERALSTGAARVNLGTAAIEKPEWTARVLGEHGDRVAVGLDVRGTTVATRGWTEDGGDLWEVLARLDAAGCSRYVVTDVTKDGMLQGPNVELLAEVARRAAAPVVASGGISSLDDLRALRALVPAGVDQAIVGKALYDGAFTLPEALDVAGRP
- a CDS encoding DUF1697 domain-containing protein; this translates as MPAPELDAADVRLAALLRGVNVGGRNIQMYELRDTVGALDVRNVRTVLASGNVLLDAAASVPVPEVRARLEQAIGEHFEYEALVAVVPLPLVAEIVEGSPWPDDDAWHTYVAFSTEPGLLREATTVTEEQVEAEAEAAAAAEDAAEAAEAAKDAAAGAGTAARVAALPGGITEPGAPAPSDAPAGTRLAEVRARASSRRTLAETLAANEAAAARVTELRERTGRTEVCSVVAASFLVGGAERDEANGDLLESWQHPSEDLAARLAEIGLDVLWWRCPRGSSLTTPLARTLARSRFSRTTTRNVRTLRRFA
- a CDS encoding ASCH domain-containing protein → MTEPSVDLDAANAMWDAYVATGAVPAGTAPVAFDVFGDGPALADELLGLVLEGRKRGTATLEAEVTHVGEIAPAVGDHWVMCDGSGVPRCILRTTAVDAVPFDDVGEDFARSEGEGDGSLATWRAGHRAYWERMSVRTGVPFGGDSIVLAERFTVVWPPEVADA
- a CDS encoding histidinol-phosphate transaminase, with amino-acid sequence MTTPDRALRLPIRPELAAEVPYGAPQLDVPVLLNVNENPYAPGPEVVASIAAAVADAATTLNRYPDRDFLGLRGDLAAYLGVESGVPLVAEQLWAANGSNEVMLHVLQAFAGPGRTVVSFAPTYSMYPEYARDTHSRYVVGHREADFTLDPAHAVEFVRAEQPSVIILTSPNNPTGTALPLATVRAVLDAALAVDVDGAPAVVVVDEAYAEFRRDGVPSALELLAEYPNLAVSRTMSKAFALAGARLGYLAARTEIVDALRVVRLPYHLSAVTQAVARAALAHAPSLLGKVAELRDERDATVAWLRAQSVGGRPLDVAETDSNFVLFGTFPDRHAVWQGLLDRGVLIRETGPDGWLRVSIGTREEMTAFKDALVEVAGL
- the hisH gene encoding imidazole glycerol phosphate synthase subunit HisH; its protein translation is MTAPSVVVLDYGFGNVRSAVRALERVGAQVELTADRDAAMAADGLVVPGVGAFSAVMAGLRGVRGDWIVERRLAGGLPVLGICVGMQVMFDEGVEHGEHAEGLAQWPGVVERLDAPVVPHMGWNTVDAPVGSRLFAGIEDERFYFVHSYAAQTFTLGTDEPSDTRFHPPLVTWSDHGGRFVAAVENGPLAATQFHPEKSGDAGAQLLTNWLGTLR
- a CDS encoding RecQ family ATP-dependent DNA helicase yields the protein MPPPPEDAWGGAPSGRGGPSTSPAPRQGARPDHHGASSATPRAAARTSRPQRAGLDGAVGREAAETVLRRLVGREDARLREDQWTAIEALVAHQRRVLVVQRTGWGKSAVYFVATALLREAGEGPTVIVSPLLALMRDQVAAAERAGIRAVTINSSNVTEWDDIHEQIAAGEVDVLLCSPERLNNPDFRDTVLPRLAADAGLVVVDEAHCISDWGHDFRPDYRRIRDLVANLPVGIPVLATTATANERVTRDVAEQLAVHAGAPAGEDVLVLRGALDRESLHLAVLPVTDQPTRVAWLIDALRAMPGSGIVYCLTVSAAEQVAEQLRGAGLEVRAYTGRTDTAEREQLEADLKADRVKALIATSALGMGFDKPDLGFVIHLGAPSSPIAYYQQVGRAGRGVDRATVVLVPGEEDQRIWEYFGSLAFPAEEQVRTVIGALEQGGTMSLPQLETHVDLKRARLETMLKVLDVDGAVQRVRGGWTATGQPWHYDTERYRRVDEARLREQRAMLDFERTEGCRMAFLRAQLDDPELEAGWRCGRCDRCGTVTLPPLPDRAAIGAARERMDRPGIEISARRQWPSGMTNLGVDLAGRLAADELAEPGRAVARLDGLGWSAPLRELFAATTPDGEVPRALRTAAARALDEWPGARTVDGIVLVASATRPQLVGHLAHGLGRYLGKPVVGEIAPAAGSAPGRHDVNSALRLAGVVERLQPRLSDAALAGLPGRSILLVDDYTESGWTLTVAARLLRRAGAASVLPFVLAQA
- a CDS encoding HAD family hydrolase — encoded protein: MPDTGGTRVTHVLLDADGVLQDVPAREWGTWAQAFVGDDVEEFFARVDLLERVAYAGRTDFLAGLARVLDDLGATADAEEVHVAVWRRTLPVAGSLEVVDALRRNGYGVHLGSNQEPVRAAWMRESFGYDALLDSSHYSCDVGAAKPERAFFDEVVRRLGVEPGSVLLVDDTAENVEGARAAGLAAVLWTVADGHDTLLALLDEHGVDARSVTPAGTSAQR
- a CDS encoding pyridoxamine 5'-phosphate oxidase family protein, yielding MRPLTPEQTVFVTERHLATLTTLRADGTPHVVPVAFTWDADAQLVRITTERTSVKARNIAAAEAAGVARVAVCQVDGGRWLTFEGTATVSDDAADVAEAVRRYAVRYRSLDPNPSRVVLVVRPDRVLGSGYMTH
- the hisD gene encoding histidinol dehydrogenase, encoding MINRLDLRGRSLSARELSAVLPRPEVGVEDASRIVAPIVEDVRTRGAAALRDYAEKLDHVRPEHLRVPASEIAGALDGLDPELRSALEETITRVRAVHSAQRPADFTVEVAPGATVRQRWIPVQRVGLYVPGGLAVYPSSVIMNVVAAQEAGVASLAVASPPQADERGLPNATILAACALLGVDEVYAVGGAQAVAMFAYGAVGSEPQDGEILAEPVDVITGPGNVYVAAAKRVVRGVVGIDAEAGPTEIAVLADATADAEHVAADLLSQAEHDPMAASVLVTDSVELADAVDAAIARRAAATKHAERVAIALGGPQSATVLVDDVEQGLAVVNAYGAEHLEIQTADAAALADRVTSAGAIFVGAFSPVPLGDYMAGSNHVLPTGGCAHYSSGLGVHSFVRAVQVVEYSRDALGAIADRIVTFANAEDLPAHGEAVSARFSR